The Cutaneotrichosporon cavernicola HIS019 DNA, chromosome: 3 region CCATCAGCGTCAGACCCACCCTGAGAtcatctcggcgacgccgcaGAAATTGCGGCTCGAGTTGACGGAGAAGAACAGATAGATACTGACGTCAGCGCCGCAACAGCGCGTACCCACGGTCCCTTGTCGTGGCTCTCGCGCCACGCGTTGTCGAGACGCTTGTTGCCTAGCACGGTGCTCGACCACACCTCGTGCTTGAGCGACTTTTGCacatcgtcctcggtgtAGCTCTTGATGACAAAGAAGCGTGCGTAGGGTGGGCGGCAGTCGAACGTGGCCGGGTTAAGGCCCTTGCTGCGCGCCAGCTCCATCACGTCAACATCATGCGCGCTCATGTGCGGGCCGCCAGGCATACCAGGGCCACTAGGGAGGCCACCGCCACTGGGCATGGGACCAGGCTGCGTCCCGTAGCCGGTGTTGAACGGCGCGCCGAGGTAGTTGCCACCCATGTAGCCCTGCTGGAAATGCATGGGAGGAAGGCCGTGGAGAGgcagcccgccgccgatgCCAGCAGCCTGGAGCTTGAGCTGCGCCTGGGTCTGTGCGTAGAGCtgttgttgctgctggTAGAGGAGAGGCGGGGGCTGGAGCGACggcccaccaccccacTGGCTGAGACCGCCATATGGCGAGTTGCGGTCGTCCCAGCCCAGCGGACGCACTTGCGATGCCTGCGACGGCTGACCAGGCATGCCGACCAGGTTGGTCACCCACGACGGTTCCTCGCCCATCGTCGGCGGTGCCGGGCGGTGCATCTGGCCGCCATCGCGAATAGACAGGGCGTCAAGGGCGTCCTGGAGCTGCTGAGCCGTATTCGCACTCGACGACCATCCGTCATCGCCGGGCATAGGCACACCAGGCGTCCACAGGTTGCGCCCAAGACCCGACTGGTCTATCTCGGAAAGATGGCGCGAGTGTCCAGCAGCGCCTTCGTTGGGGGTGCCGGCCGATGTCGCGGAAGCAGCGCCGGGTGACGTGGCcaggcggcgacggagaTCTTCGCGCTGATCCAGCGATAAGAGCGCCTGCGAGCGGCCGAGCGAGTGGTGACGCTGCAGGTCGGCGCCCGGGACATCGCCGTCATCGCTGGGAGCGTAATGGGGGAGGTGGCCCTTGTTGCGAGGAGGCGTAGCTAGACTGAaaggtggtggtgggggaggaggagactgGTGGTGGCGCGAGTACGACAGCTCGCCTGGAGTGCGCATCGAAGCACTGCGGCCAAGAGTCCCCATTTCCACCATCGTCTGAGGGTTGTGGTGCATGTGCGCGCGAAGAGACTGCGTGCGTGACACGCCAGCTGGGAGCGCTGCAGCGGCCGCGGCTGCCTCGTTGTAGCTGCCATGTCCAGCGCTTCCTGGCGTCGAAGGGaccgacgacgtcgccgacggctCATAGTGGGGGTTGGCCAGCATGCTGAGAGATCCTAGCGAATGCGACGGAGCGTGCGATGATGAAGAGCGGGAATGAGTGGAttgcgtcgacgccgcagtggggggaggggaatTGGCCTGGTCAGCCGGCTGGTAGacacgacgaggcggacgaggcggtgggGGTGGCATTGAGCTAGAGTTGCTAGGTTGTGGCCCTTGGTCTCGGGGCTCGGCCGGTGTGAACAGGCCTGGGTTGACCCCGTTGACTGATTTCATGAGGGATGCGGGCGTGCGAATGTGTGTTCCAATCGgagtgtgtgtgtgtaATCgtggagagaagaggatAACAATGATCAAGTCGTGGTTCGGGGCGTCGATGGTGAAGAATCGCATTGGGCAGCCGATGTGATGGGGACAACGGACGTGCGCAGAAGACATCATGTGAAGCGGAACATGTATCAATGTGAGCGGAGTGGTGGAGAATGAAATGGCGGACGACAAACAATGGACAATCGAGCGAGGGGCGCAAGTCGCACGTCAGCTCGGGCCTTCACATATCGTGTCCACAAAGTACTCACGTCTGCGGGACGGCAGCGAGCTCTGCCGCGACAACCCTTTGTACCAGTTGCTGGGCTCAGTGGAGGGGACTTGGTCGAGaggctcgtcctcgatcaGTGTCTCCTCGGTGGtctggccgccgcgcgatGCAAAGTCGCCACGAACGCTTGTATGGCGAACAAGGCCGCCATCGGCTGAGCTCCCGACTGCCGCGAGCTGGGGGCTGGGTGCCATGCCGGAGAACGACCCTGAGCGAAGCTGGCGCTGGTAAGCCTCGAGTGTCGTCGGTCCCAGGCTGCGGCGGTATGCGGCTGCGTCAGCAGCCGGTGAGGCTGCGGAAGCGCTGGCGCTGTCTGCGGAGCGGTTTGCGGTCTGGGCGGCACGCGCCGCTGTCGCCACCGTCTTGTTGCGGCGCAGAAGGCTCTCCGAGTCGGCCATGGGTGGGCCGGCGGACGCGTAGCCAGCGCCGACTCCGGTGGACGACTGGGAAGCAGTGGTTGCGGGGGCGCCGGGGTAGGCGCctggcgaggaagggggCCCGCGTGGCTGCCTGATGGGAGCCGAGGCCATGGTAGTGCGTGGAGTTGTGGGTATGATGTGGAAAGTATAACAATGGAGGGCGAAGGGGAGGGAATGATAAAGATGGTAATGTCACCTGGACTGATTAAGAAAATGAGAAAAGCAGAAGAGTTGAGACGAGTTGGATAGTTTGAGAGTTGAATGACTTCAAGAGTTGGAGGGAGTAAGCAAGGGGAAAGGGGGTAAATAGGATGTCATACATTGTGCCTTGAATTGAGTTGCAACTTTCCCACCTCCACGTCTGTATTTAAAATAAGTCATTTGTATTAGGGCTCCCGCTTGTATTCACTCCAAAGCCTTTCACTTCCCGCCATCTCCCATAAGTTTACCTTACCCACCACTAGACAACCCCTAGTTACATGCATCAAACTCGACAACCAAAGTCACTCCAACATCAGGGAAGAGCTCGTCTCTCCCGAACGCTCGAGTCCCGGTTGCCGTGTAGACGACACGATGGAACCATGCGGCGCCACAGGGCAAGAATATAAACCAGGCGGTGCACCAAGCTTCATTCCAAGCATCCAGCACCGCCCCAATCTCCGTTATCCCCTTCCTTACACTACACATTCCTCTTGACTTTGATTCATCTGACACACATTTGCACCCTACGCCATTCACAAACTACCAACCTGAATCTTGGCATtcaacgccgaggttggTCTCCAATACATTAACGAGACTCTGCTGCGATTGCATTTACCAACTGACACTCCCTCGCTGCCAGAAGAATACATCCAATTATAAACGGCGCCGAAATAGTCTACAATCTGCCACATGTCTCTGGCTTAgacgctctcctcgtcgcccatAGCCAGCTGGATGCCGCTCTTGACCCGAACGAGTGCAAAACCCTTGACGGccatgacgacgacaaTCCAGCAGAACACGAGACACGTGAGTGCGACTGTAAAGTTGAGGAAAGCCATCATGTCGTCAAAGCCCGAGCGCATCGCCGCAAAcgcgacctcctcatcgctcAGCATGAAGACGATACCGCCAGCAGCCCATCCGAAGCTTGTAAGCACCTCGGTAGGCGGACGCGAGGGGAGCATGGAATCGGTCGGTGGTCGCAACCAGAGGTAGCAGTACGTGAGGAAGCGGAACAGGGAGCCGCCGGCGAGTAAGACGCCCCACAGCGAATGGATCTGCACCTGGAACACGTAATCCTGGTGATGCATCGCCATCGCAAGGCCCGTGATAGCAATCACGAGCGCCGGGAACGGGTTGAAACTGAACCCATAGGTTGGTGGCTCGCGAACAGGCCCAGTGGCGTTGGTACTGATAACCGAGCCGAGAAGCTTGCGCACACGCACGCTCTCTAGGAGGCAGCCGGCCAGGCCGCCAAACGCAAACATGACCGCAATGCTAATGTGCTGAACTTGCTTGACGGTGTACGGATCGCCAGCTTTGGACCCGAATCGCTCCATCCACGTGTTGGTTGCGCCGTACGTGAAGATGACGGCACATTCGACCATCTCCGCAGACACGGCGCGTGAGCCCACCGGCTTGCGGTTCCACGCCCACCCGAGGTCCGCGTACGCCCCGAGATACCGGGCGAACGTGAGCACACCATAACCGAAGAAGATGGAGCCCTTGACGATGTGCGCCGCGCATGTGTTGATGAAGCCTGCCCGACACATGCCGACGTACACCGGGATACCTGTGCACACTGCGACGTACGCGAGGATCACCTGCGTGCGGCGTACCCAGGTCAGGACGATCTGGAGGGCGCGGGCTCCCGAGACACATCGTGACGCTTGCTGCGGCGCGCTGTCTGGCGCGACCGTCCACGCTGGAGTGTTCTCCTGATCGAAAGCGCCGTGTGAACGCGTCCCACCCATCTTGTGCAGCCGCTCTGCACCCATCTCGAACATGTGGTGGGAGTTACGCGATGTCGTTGGTGAGTCGTGCAGGGTGCCATCAGAGCCCGTGCTTTGGCGCAACGGTGTAATGGGCTCCGGCGAGGCAACACGCGACAGGTCATCGCCACCGATCGTAAAGATCACGCGCTGGCGGTCGTTGACCTCACCGTCGTCATGCTCGTCGGGTATCCAGATCATCTCGTACCGGTTCGCGACGGCGAACCTGTCATCGCCACCGTAACGGAGCAGGGCATGGAAGAACTGCTTCCAGTCGCGGATGCCCGAGCGGTACACACCCATACTGCGCTTGATAAGCGTTAGAGAGTCGACAATAGCCATTGTGATCTGCGTGAGAAGCAGGATGTTGCCGATACCGCCGTGCTTGGCACCCGCGTAGCTGGTGTTAGCCGCTGGCTTGCACCATGACACCCGACGACGCTCCGCATGGCGCCGTTGGCATGCTCCAACGTACACTCACAGATCAGGCATGGCAGCTTTATACGCTGCGCCGGCACACCACCCAAGAATCGCGACGCCCAAGGACGCGCCACTCAGGAAGTGGTGTAATGGGTGCCCTGCAGcgcggagggcgagggctACTGTAAGCGTGAGAAGTTTCTGCACGTACCGATCGGCAGGAGGACAAAGTACGACGCAGCCATACACACGACGTGTGCGAGCATGAGCTGGGGGTGGCTCGCGACGGATTCTGGGTCCCAGCCCTCTGGGAACACCTCGCCGAAGATGACCGAGTCTTTCGTGAGCCTGAAGTCGGCGTCCATGTACGTCGGGGGGAAGTCGTGCCACTCGTGCAGGCCTATGTCGTCAAGGACCTCCCTGACTGGCGCGTGTGAGTTGTGGTTGTGTCCCGGAGGTTGGCCGTGGCCGTGATCGTGGCCTGGTAAGGCTGCGGATGGAGAGGCAAGGTAGGAGGACGATGCCAGGGCGAGTGAGACCGTCTGAGGCACTTCCTCATCAGAGGCGACAGGGGAGGGGAGCTCAGCACCATGGTCATGGCGGTCGCCGTGCAGCGCTATCCGCTCAGCGTGGGCCAACGCGATGAAGAGAAGGAATACGGCAGCGCGCATGTTGCCGATAGTGAGCAGAGACTACTTGACCGTTCCAGGTAGTTATAAGGGTAGTTATAAGTAGTGGAGAGAGCTGGAGACGAAGCGGAATGCGTGCTCTGACCCTTTACAAACACCTCGCTTGCAGGTGGCCTGGGGATCCTTGTATAAGCTTGTTGACATGACGAAGCCGCCCACGTCTCCCATCCCAGCCTTGTAGCCTCGGTAACCTTGTACTGTAGCCTCGCCACTCCCGGTCAGCCTCGACTCTAACCCTGATCCCACAACCTCGACTCCGACACTGCTTCAGgccgcgtcggccgcctcggccgccgtgCTCCATAGCGTGAGAAGGCCACGTCACCCGTCTTCTTCGGTCTTTCCCATCACTTCCTAACTTGGCATGCAGGGCAAGCTGGCTTGACCGCCGGTGTGTGCGGAATGTAACGAGATTATTTTAGCCATATGCAACCCTCTGAAGTAAAGAGCAGCGGCCGAGTAAAGCTTGCACGACTGACGTCAACGATCAACAAGCCACAGCGATAAATGAGCGACGCCAGCGGACATGCCCCATACCCGCGCACATGTCCTTGACCAGGACTGACAAGGCCTTGGACTGGGATGCCAGACATCGCACCCGGCTCGGTATCCAGGCCCACGTGCCAGGGCTCGAGGAATGTAAAAAGCATGCGAAATATCATTGCTTTACTGACCTGGAACCAGCGGTTGACGTCAAACGGCGGTAATGATGAGTCAAGAGAGCGGCGAAACCAGTCTGAAGCTCACCTGCCTCCGTAGCCTGCCGTGCACCTCGGAGACCGAGTCGGTCCAGCCAAGTCCGCGATGTCACCAGCGTGTGACCTCTTCGGAAAAGCCCGACCCCACACACCGTAAGAACGCAGGCTTCTCAAGCTTCGTCCACACGGCTGACTGATCCGCCGGAGGTCATATGATCACATGACCGCGCTCAATAACAGACGAACCGTGGTGGGCCAAACGGGCAGGCTCCTCCTGATTCCGACCAAACAACGCGATCGAACTGCCCATCCGGAGTCAACTACAATGAGTGAACTAGTCTCTGCAGCGAGGCTATCCGCAACCACGATATCCGTCATCGAGACTCACGCAGCAACCACCGGGGGGACCTATTACGAGTGGGATAAAAAGATCCAAATCGTAAGCATCCTACTCTGCCATGGTGAACATGGGTTGATTGTAGCCACAATGCTACCTACATCGAGATCACCGACGACCAGCCTTTGACTATCAGCCAAGCCCGTGCGACACGCCACAATGTGTTGCGCTGTTCGCTGGTGGTTGTGGTGATGAAAACGAGTCAGTATACGCAGCTCTCCAGGAAACAATATGCTCAATGCTGCCTAGCTGGTCGGTGAACGTTTCTTGTTGGCGATGGTCCACAGCGCATCCCTGTTTCTACTCCAGCATGGATTAACTAAGGCTACACTATGTTGGGAATTCCTATTGACTCGCAGGACACAAAGCCAACGCCCCCAGATTGCGCCCTCAGAGCGCGTTCTGCAGGCCTCTTGGTGAAGCTGGCCCTGCGGCCTCCGGCTTGTGTGACCCTCCCGTACGTTCCAAATACATGCTGACCCAAGCACATAATAATCTGCAGCCCTGTTTATTGCATGCTTAGCTGCAGGACTTGATCCGCAGCCACTCCACCGCTCACTGACCGCATCGGTCTTGTCCGAGACCCGCGATGACGGCAGGTGTAAACACCGATGGGCATGTGGGCAAACGCACGATTCCCACTCGGCGCCTTCGGCACCTCTCCCATCATGTCCTGGTGTCCTGGTGCCAAGATCAGGTGGGCTCCAAATTCGGAACTCGGCACTCACATGTACGGCATGTGGGCAGGAGAGTGCGACAGTCATCCGCAACCGAGTGGTCAACTGTTTTCGCGATAAAATAGAAGCATATTTAGCACATGTTTGGGTCGGGTAGTGAAACCGACACACTTCGCAATCAAGGCCCATGGTCGACGCTGAGCCAGTCTCTTGGTCGGTTGCTGGGATGCTCGGAGTCGCGGTACATTCATCCACCGAACGGTTGAGGTGAACACCGAGTCTGGGCACTAACTCTAAAGAATGCCGGCGTTTACCGTCCCGGGCCGACTGACAACGTTAAACCATGGTCAGCTGGGGTGCTTGttcctcgtcaacaaggGACCGGGACGATATACGACGCCGGTGCGGACTTACCAGTGCTTGGGTCTTCTCATGGTCTGCTCACATCGTCATCTTTCTCGACTCTCAGCATCCCAATGGGGGCTCCATCGGGCTCGCTAACCGTCATTCGGCACCTCCATCCCGAGTCGGTAAACGGCCGCCCGCCGGCCGTCATGTCTCCGGGTCGACATGTTGAACGCCTTAAGGCGGGCCAGATTACACCTGTCTCGTTTCCCCACACCCCACGCGGGACCCCActcaccccaccacccacagTCAGCAACAGACATCCATGGGCGGGTTCAAGAAGATCGAGGACCGTCCCACGCCGAAGGAAGTGTACAACTGGCGTGTGTACGCTCTGGCCATCATCTGTGGTTGCGGCGCGCTCACGTTCGGATATGACGGTATGCCACAACAACTCGCGGTGCTGATGGCAGGCGCGTTCATCGGCACGACCATCGCCAGACCCTCGTTCAAGGAGGCGATGGGCATTGACAAGATGACCAAGGCACAACAGACGTCCATGACGACCAATctgacctcgacctttACTGGCAGCGCATGGTTTGGCGCAGTGTTCGCGTGGCCGTGCATGGAGGCGTTTGGCCGCAAGCGGCCGATGCAAGTCAGCGCGTTCCTGTTCAACCTTGGTGCAATCCTTATGACCGTGACAACCCACAACCTCGCCATGATCTATGCTGGCCGCGCCATTACAGGTTTCGCCGTCGGTGAGTATCTGGTCGGGACGAGTTGACGCCAGGCGTGCTCACCGCCACAATCCCAACCTTTATCGCCGAGTTCTCGCCCCCAGCCATTCGTGGCCAGCTCACGGGCTTTTTCGAGATCGCGTACCAGGTCGGCTCACTCGTCGGTTTCTGGATCAACTATGGAATCACAAGCCACATGGACGTGACGAGTAACACGTCGTGGCGCGTCGCCATGGCGGTCCAGCTTATCCCGGGCGGTATGTTGGCGGTTGGATCGGTCGTTCTCAAGGAATCACCCGGTTGGCTGCTCCGCCAGGGTcgtgaggatgaggcgATGACCATCCTCTCGTACGTCCGCCAGCTTCCCGAGGACCATGAGTATATCCAGCAGGAGGTAGCGATGATGCGTGTGGtcattgacgaggagcgcaagtTTGCCGGCGGAAAGCGGGGTATGCTGCCCTACCTTCGCGCATTCGCCAAGGAACTCCAGGTCCCAGACATGCGGCACCGTATGATCTGCCTTTTCTGCATGTTCATTCTTATGAACTTTAGCGGCGCTGTCGTTCTGAACTGTAAGCTTGCAATGATGAAGCAGGCTAACCAAAGACTACTCGCCTACCCTTTTTACTTCCGTTGGCATCGCCAAGGAAGACGTCAACCTCTACACCGGTTTCTACGGACTCGTCAAGGTAAACCTGTCCTCAGAGCCTGCTGACACAAGGCTGTGGGCGCCATCACGTTCTGCCTGTTCATCGTGGACCGTTCTGGCCGGCGCGTCCCGTGGCTCCTCTCTGCCAGCGGATGTGCTATCACTCTCATCTATATTGGCGCTTACGTGATTGCTGTCGACCCCGCGTCCAAGAAGGGCATGCTCTCGTCCGCCGAGCAGCGAGAAGGCACTGGCGCGGTAGCCTGCATCATGTTGTACTCGTTCATTTGGTGAGTGGCAGTAATCATGGTTTTGACAGGAATATGGCGAATTTTTTTCGTCACATTTTCTTCCTTTTCCATCTCTACACGTTTCTGATGCTAATCTGCAGGTCCTGGGGCGGAAACTCCCTCAGTTGGACGGTATCTTCTGAGTGCGTTGGACCAGTCTTGTTGAGAGGCAGACGACAAACGATGGCGAAAGACGAAAGACGTGGATACTCATGAAAACACGCAGAAAATCCCATTTCGTCTCTGCCGGGCCTGTTTTGGCCCCGTATTGCCATCCGCCTCTCCCGCTTGAAGCTAGATCACGTAGGGCTAACGGCAGAATGTTCCCCATCTCGGTGCGATCACTCACGGGCTCCTTCGGAGCGGCGACGCAATGGCTCTCGTCCTTCGCTGCCACAATGAGCGCGCCACACATGCAGGCAGCGGTTGGCGGGTGGATTTTTGTCTTCTATGGTCTCTGCTGCGTTGCGACGGCCGTCTTCGTATtcgtcctcatccccgATACCCGTGGGACTCCCATTGAAAGCATGGGCAGGCTCTTCGGCGGGCCGAGCAAGTACTGCCAGTGGCGGCAGAAGAAGGTGTGGCCGCCGAACGGCATCCCGCCACCGGTTACCGAGGACATGGATGGTTCGGGTTCGCCTCATGTCGAGAAGGCTGATTATGCGCATGATGAGAAGGTCTGATTTGTGGGCAGCAGAAGAGGAAATAGCCGATGTATGAAATGTGACAGGCACTGCGTGCGGCTGGCATAGCCTCCCCTAGCGAGTTCTATCCATAGTTGCCTTTCAACGATGGATCGATTGTCATTCACTACTTTTGGCGGCGCCCTCGGGCCCGAGTGAGTCTCAAGCCAGCACTCCGCCACAACCACCGGCATGGCACCGCACGCCGCGCATACCAAGTGACATGGTCGATCGCCACTCCGATTCCGCCGTAACCGCTTGGACATTCAAGTATCTGAAACAGCCGATGTCATCACACTTGTCAAACCTAGGGTGCCAGAGTAGGGACATATGCAGGTCTTCAAGAGTGTTGAACAACTCCTCACTAGTATATCGGTTAGTATATTCGCCTCTCAGAAGAGAGATCctctcgaggacgcccGCAGCGTCTGTCTCAGAACAGGAAACCACCGCGAAAGAGCAGGGTTCAACTCCCTGGTGGGGAATCCTTTTGAATGTTTGGGGATCACAGGCCTGTGCACGAagggggagaaggggagagagggggtCGGTTGTTCCGATTCAAGCGGGGTAGCGGGCTACAATGCTCGACACCGACCTTTCTGCTGTCCCTTCCTTCTTAGTTgttcctctcctctcctctcctctcctctccttaGTCCAGGACACGCCGGCTTAAGGACCGCCACGAGACCCCCGCAAGGCAAGTGTCTATTGGTTTCGTCTCCCGTCCCTGCCCCTGCCAATCTCTTGGCAGCAGGCTGGCGTGGTGCCACGCAAGACAACTAGCTTTGGCATGTGTCAAAACGCCAAGTGCGACGAGGTGGTAACCTTGCTGTTATGAACATATACTCATAACGGGGCCCGGACGAGGCTCTACTGACAACGTGCAAAGTCAGTCAGCGCAGGAGCACCGCATGCGCGACCTTCAGCACTCGTCCCAACAATGATCGTTTCACTATTCCTAGGAAGGGTCCCGATCAAGGACGGCGCATTTTTAGTCTTGAAATGCACTATCTGTGTCATCTGTTTGAACGAGTCACGATAAATGAGACATAGAACATGCACCAAGGACGCAAAGCGGCTGAATAAATACCGGCTGCATAATTCCTATTGTACAAGGCACAATCAATATTACATGTTGCAACTATACTCATTTCCAAACATAATATTTAGTCCTCCTCACACTGGTCCTCGTTGTCCACGTCGATCGCGTTGTTCTTATATCGGCTCAGTTCCGCGCAGAGGTTGTCGTCAGTCTCCGCCTTGGTGTTCTTCCTCGTGGCGctcttgcgcttcttggccaTTTCGGCCGGCATGTGCTAACGCCAGTACCTCTTGTTGAATAGAGTCGTACTTGAGGAGCTTGTAGTTATCGCGTTCCTGCATCCTCTTCATATCGTCAACACCTCTTGTATTCCCTAACCGCTGTGCCTAGCCGTAAAACGTCTCCATCTCAATCGCGCGCATAGCATTGCTCCAAGCACCAACCCTAACCGCTAGCGCACTCAGCTTTCAAAAAGGTAGTACTGCCCCACACGGACTCGAACCGTGGACCTCGGAGTTGTCAATTGAATAACAGCTCCACGCGCTAACCAACTGAGCCATAGGGCAGTTGATTACGTAAAGAGTAATTTCCAGAAACCTGAAGACTGGCTGGCCTCCATGCGCTCCGGCTGCTTCTTGTAGTCACGTCGATGACTTCAAGTCTCTATAACATGACTGGGTACTTATCATGGGTTAGGTATTATTCAACATGCACTCCCTGGGCTATGTATTTCCTCGACTAGGTATAGGTCTCAAGGCAGAAGTGGCCTCTGCCGTTAATGTCTAGGCGGTGATCTCCGCCAGCGTcatgtcctcgccctcgccagcCATGCGATCGAGCACGCGCTCAATCACGGCATGCATCTCGGCTGCCTCCTCGATGCTGGTCGTGATTAGGCGGAAAGCGCTGCTGAGGCGCACGCCGCCCTCATGCCCAATAGCGTTTGCCATGATGGCGCTTCCGAATGGCGTCGCCGTCTGGCCCCACCAcgcgtcgctcgcgccTGGAGGAAGCGCGATACGACCAAGGTTACTTAGTGCCATGGAGTCGCGGAAGGGCCGACC contains the following coding sequences:
- a CDS encoding uncharacterized protein (YT521-B-like domain) — protein: MASAPIRQPRGPPSSPGAYPGAPATTASQSSTGVGAGYASAGPPMADSESLLRRNKTVATAARAAQTANRSADSASASAASPAADAAAYRRSLGPTTLEAYQRQLRSGSFSGMAPSPQLAAVGSSADGGLVRHTSVRGDFASRGGQTTEETLIEDEPLDQVPSTEPSNWYKGLSRQSSLPSRRLNGVNPGLFTPAEPRDQGPQPSNSSSMPPPPPRPPRRVYQPADQANSPPPTAASTQSTHSRSSSSHAPSHSLGSLSMLANPHYEPSATSSVPSTPGSAGHGSYNEAAAAAAALPAGVSRTQSLRAHMHHNPQTMVEMGTLGRSASMRTPGELSYSRHHQSPPPPPPPFSLATPPRNKGHLPHYAPSDDGDVPGADLQRHHSLGRSQALLSLDQREDLRRRLATSPGAASATSAGTPNEGAAGHSRHLSEIDQSGLGRNLWTPGVPMPGDDGWSSSANTAQQLQDALDALSIRDGGQMHRPAPPTMGEEPSWVTNLVGMPGQPSQASQVRPLGWDDRNSPYGGLSQWGGGPSLQPPPLLYQQQQQLYAQTQAQLKLQAAGIGGGLPLHGLPPMHFQQGYMGGNYLGAPFNTGYGTQPGPMPSGGGLPSGPGMPGGPHMSAHDVDVMELARSKGLNPATFDCRPPYARFFVIKSYTEDDVQKSLKHEVWSSTVLGNKRLDNAWRESHDKGPIYLFFSVNSSRNFCGVAEMISGVDESKTSDIWATDKWKGLMSVRWRFVRDVPTSALRHLRLTNTPDRKPITTSRDTQELPYDIGCEVLQIFLDHQHKSKTSLLQDFAYYERLSATRSTGSATPTQGPGGPGGPGGPGVHHGHGAMHGGPGGYASPHMR
- a CDS encoding uncharacterized protein (Cytoplasm protein) gives rise to the protein MRAAVFLLFIALAHAERIALHGDRHDHGAELPSPVASDEEVPQTVSLALASSSYLASPSAALPGHDHGHGQPPGHNHNSHAPVREVLDDIGLHEWHDFPPTYMDADFRLTKDSVIFGEVFPEGWDPESVASHPQLMLAHVVCMAASYFVLLPIALALRAAGHPLHHFLSGASLGVAILGWCAGAAYKAAMPDLYAGAKHGGIGNILLLTQITMAIVDSLTLIKRSMGVYRSGIRDWKQFFHALLRYGGDDRFAVANRYEMIWIPDEHDDGEVNDRQRVIFTIGGDDLSRVASPEPITPLRQSTGSDGTLHDSPTTSRNSHHMFEMGAERLHKMGGTRSHGAFDQENTPAWTVAPDSAPQQASRCVSGARALQIVLTWVRRTQVILAYVAVCTGIPVYVGMCRAGFINTCAAHIVKGSIFFGYGVLTFARYLGAYADLGWAWNRKPVGSRAVSAEMVECAVIFTYGATNTWMERFGSKAGDPYTVKQVQHISIAVMFAFGGLAGCLLESVRVRKLLGSVISTNATGPVREPPTYGFSFNPFPALVIAITGLAMAMHHQDYVFQVQIHSLWGVLLAGGSLFRFLTYCYLWLRPPTDSMLPSRPPTEVLTSFGWAAGGIVFMLSDEEVAFAAMRSGFDDMMAFLNFTVALTCLVFCWIVVVMAVKGFALVRVKSGIQLAMGDEESV
- a CDS encoding uncharacterized protein (Belongs to the major facilitator superfamily. Sugar transporter (TC 2.A.1.1) family); the encoded protein is MGGFKKIEDRPTPKEVYNWRVYALAIICGCGALTFGYDGMPQQLAVLMAGAFIGTTIARPSFKEAMGIDKMTKAQQTSMTTNLTSTFTGSAWFGAVFAWPCMEAFGRKRPMQVSAFLFNLGAILMTVTTHNLAMIYAGRAITGFAVGVLTATIPTFIAEFSPPAIRGQLTGFFEIAYQVGSLVGFWINYGITSHMDVTSNTSWRVAMAVQLIPGGMLAVGSVVLKESPGWLLRQGREDEAMTILSYVRQLPEDHEYIQQEVAMMRVVIDEERKFAGGKRGMLPYLRAFAKELQVPDMRHRMICLFCMFILMNFSGAVVLNYYSPTLFTSVGIAKEDVNLYTGFYGLVKAVGAITFCLFIVDRSGRRVPWLLSASGCAITLIYIGAYVIAVDPASKKGMLSSAEQREGTGAVACIMLYSFIWSWGGNSLSWTVSSEMFPISVRSLTGSFGAATQWLSSFAATMSAPHMQAAVGGWIFVFYGLCCVATAVFVFVLIPDTRGTPIESMGRLFGGPSKYCQWRQKKVWPPNGIPPPVTEDMDGSGSPHVEKADYAHDEKV